TTTTAAGCTGCATTCCTTATGCATGGCATTTCTCCAGTTCTATTAGTACAGAATACAGAACAGTGTTTTATGACACCTTGTAGGGCTTCATTCTGTGTTGGATCAAATTGTCACATTCTTCTTCAGTTTCATGCTTTTCACTATTGTTACATCACAGGAATCAGACACTCCACAGATCCCCCAACTTGTGACTTTTATAATAGTGAAGCTATATGGATAAAATGTACTCGTACAAATAATATGGCATAACTTGTAAGCTGTGATCACAATTCAAGTTGCACAGATGAAGTTGTAGAAGAAAGTCCATATATTAAATGGGAATTTGTTGGTTCCAAATTTTTGCATTCAACTTCACAGGTTTTACTGTCTATTAGTGGAATGTTCTTAATGTACCTTCACCTTGTAGGTGTACATTAGTTGCTGGTCTCTAGCTTGCAAAGTACTTTTTTTCTTTACTCGTATTAGGCATTTCTACTTTTCAACAGTTGCCTTTAATGTTTTCTCTTGATAGGAGGGAGTGTACTCAGACAGTTTTGATACTTTTGGAACAGATGCCTGGCCCAGCGAATagtagggattataaagaaaggACACTCTGCattggtacctttgatgtagctggactgatttcaatgaccttcaagccagctagagcttgagattctgctttctccctagagttggtgcATACCAGCTAGCAgccgacacagcggaaatataacacatataattaatacatctaggtacattatgtactcaaataaaataaattggatccataaaataataaatccgtcattaactgtaatgtctagactctagagttcctttataatgagagttgagacgttgaccccaacaacaattaaaatatgtaatgatttgatagcactgaaaatggaaaaacaaaactcttatgagaagtaaaaccatatacctatattatattatatacaaatattaaacgaatttgatacataattttataaccggaatgtattatattattttataatataatttattatatctgaaatataaaaaattattattacaactagttcgtcactgagaaataaggaaaagctgttaacttgaatttatttgaagcaaagcgttactggattatgcaataaggtaggcgatgtttgaatcctgtgtctcaactctattctcaattattatcttaacctatgctcgattacactaacctctaacgcttgaaagtagaactaaacgctggcacgcagagaaacaaaacacaggaaaattcgttcagtgtccattctttataatccctattcgctggctggCCTGTCACGAAAGGTGAGAAGTTGACatacgaaataataatattatgaaggaTTGTAGGATTGAAAAGGAAGCAGGTCAAGGTCCTTGTAATTGGTACTATCCCAGGATTCgcctatattaataaaattcgcaTAATTTCCACAAAGACTGTTAATCCTAGTATTCTACACCTGATGTGGCAACATCAATGACACAGTTTGTATTATTAATGACAGCTTACCTGAAAGTTTTCCAGATGTAATATCCCAAGCTATTGAGCCAAAAGAAAGCAGCCATTAGGCTCACATACATCACAATATCTAGAAAAATAAACTCAAATCAGGAAACATGCAACacgcaaataaaaaaatgcaaaccaattaaaattaatctgCTGTTGGCCAGATATTAAcataatacgtacaaaattaaaaagtaaaaatagagGTAAAAATGCCATCTTTTATTTGTCAGCTGGTACTTCAGAAATCCATATTATTTCTTTTCTGAGATAACTAACCACGTTATGTGGTTCCATCTATTAAGGTGGATATAGATTACGCGATGTTTCGCGGGTTTAAATCCGGTATAAAAGGATCGAAGgatgtatatttattgtaattagatGCTGAGAAATATGTTTCTCAAAAATCGCGAAATATTCCATTCCCTAAAGTTATCACATGCAGAGACGTGACTGCAATGAGGGATTTTGCTCTTATAAACCACCTACCAATCACAAACTTCAAGCACGAATTGGCACAAATCAGTTTTGGTTATATGAGCTATTATTTTAATCCTGAACAGATAATAGTAGCAAAATCAGCTTCAGTCAATAATCAAAACTTTGTCACCATGTACCTACCAACACTGTATTAAAACTTGAGCTTTGGCATTTCTTCTTTAACTGGAGAAAATAGTCAATATTGTTTACTTACTGGTGGATCACGAATATCTCTTGAGTCGTAAATGGTCCTTGGGCCAAGGTTTCCCTACTTATGGCCAAAGCCAAGAATTGAGATGAAGAGAACAAAGGGAACTCAAAAGTACTTAAAAATGTTCTAAATCTGAGAAAATGCATAATGCAAGAGATGGTTTAAATATTATGTACCTGCCACTAAGAAGCTAACATGGCTACTGAATTCTGTGAAGATCCGAACAGAGTCAGCAGCCTGGCTAGTTATGAGACACAAGGAAATTGACGTGAGGATATTGCCAACCAGATCCCTCAGTTGAGGGATGACGAAATAGACTATGGCAATTATAATATAGCAGACGATGGCCAAGCCATGACAGACTGGATTTACTATGCGACACATTATAAAGTCTGTGTAGTCCCAATTTTCCGCTTCTTTCTCAGGGTCACATACAATGGCCAGCTCCAACTCCTTTCCATCCAGTACTCCCTGCAGGCagaatatttcaatttcaatgaTAAATGCTTTCAAAATCATGAGGCTTCATATAAATCGTGAGAGGGCTACATGTTAAATCTGTGAAAGCAGCAGATCTCATTCAGATTacattaatactagtggcttgtgcagcaaatgctgcaaactaagtaaattagacgttgaaataacaattttttaaatttattttcaataaagaaaccagacattttcaaagttattttcttccataataatgaaacatacgccctctaatggttttttatgccaaatacttttttttgaacctatacaccttcaggttttgagtttcaacgtgaaaacgcaaataacaatgtcagaacagtcagtgggtttttcatgtgggactaaataatagctaattcaggtcattgtgaattgtacgcgaaagttaaaaaaatgtcaggtttgctatgctttcgaacaatagacatagcatcttggtatagctgctacatgtttcgtgaactacattgaaatgtagagggaaaaatcattttatcctgctaagagatcatgctgaaatgttcgggagactacaaaatcttgtaggccttttattttatcagtaagtaatacattttggtcTTTTATTAGGAACTcttaatttttgcgctctctcgagctagTACTGACGAGAATCACGCATATCTACACctcactgccattaaatatatgaaaaagacccaaccccacttgattaataactataaaaatatttgatttttaataacaatattattatcttagcctacgtaagttttatagttttcagtaacatacactatatagctgccactcagtaaattatagaaatcaagatctaattcaagatattctctacatgtaCTTAGGtatataatcccaaaacgtttcacttttatcatcaatatagcattaatatgtataattaatgaaaaatagtcacagaatggcattaactataacaatattttatttctaatgggaataatgtcatcaaaccatctcaagttttgtagtttttaatatccaatacacagctgtactcagaaaattacacactacagaatcagacctgtaaattattttagtaagtctggaagtttttaataactaatttaatttgagctctaaatatgtcagcattcttgcagatcatggccttcctATAATACTGTTTAATgtagtgcgtgttttgttttattctgaatgcaattagttagtgacAACAGACGGATtttaaaaaataggaaaattatgttgaaaaattgacatttcactgaaaactactatttttctgaaaaactttgggttccaagcttcaaaatgaggggtcatttattaaaatccgttcagccgttttccagtaatttccattaccagttcaaattatatatatagataagtgAAATCTGCTCAAACAGATTGTTGGATGGGAAATAGAGAAGGAGGAGGGTGGAACAGTGGAGGGGATAGtgaaaaatgaaggaaaactTCTTAGTCTTCTACTATTTTacttgttgaaattgtaattaaactACTGATcttgtattatatctctgcctttGTGCAAAATCACATTTTATGGACAGCAAACACTGTTTAAATGCTCAGGCAAGCAATGACCAGAGCATTGCAATAAAGAGAACTCTAGATATCTTTTGTTTCGCTTTTTTTTAGTACTTTGACGCCCATGATCAAGATAAGCTACTTGAAACTCAATGGTCCATCActggcagagatataatacatcaacatctgaagtctgattagtgtaatatttagctaatcggcgatgtatgcaatggagagaggaaaggaactggccatcctaccccattatctcctggcctagttgcctcgtaagtggtgccttattggtatcacttgtgaggttcagacctgtctttggacagttgactaaacaacaacaacaacatctgcAGCTAGCTAGTCAGGCTagtaaatattatacataataactACACATAACCaaagttttcataaaataaaaccaCTGTTATATTGGTGCTATTTTATGGTTGTGGAGTATAAAagctaaagaaaataaaatattgctaaaGTAGAGAATTAGGTACAGCAGCTTTCAGATGTGCCATTATAATAAATAAGATAACCAAATATAAATGTCGCCAACATATGAGCATGACATTTATCTGTGATGTCGTTACAagaaggaatttaatttttctctgaTGTTACTGATAACAGTGATAACATTAGATAGGGTTTGAGGATGACAAGTGCttcgcacaaaaataatacaagtaaatGTTAGGTATATTATTCCTTTGATATAATATTTCCTTTTCTGAAATTCGTCGAGTTGAACGATATTCTTTAGAGcacatcatatttctccttcatttcgCTGTGATAACATGTTATGATATCTTCGAACAcgtgcattttcttttagtgcttCCAAAAATCCGCCATTATACTCCATAAGTCTTGCACTTTACTAGTGCAgtgaaatcttaaaaaaatatagtcACGAATTTTACTAGTAACATttcgattttcttttgtttcccatGGTTCAAGAATCAATTACGATACAGAAGgcataatataagaaataaaacatatcaaattaaatacaaaaatttctctagaaaaaaataaacgaatAGTATAGGACACAATGGAATAGAGAACTGAAAGAACACTGAAACAAAGTTTTTCTCATATGAATAAAAAGGGAAGGATTACTGGTCATTTACATTAGAAATTCCAAACATATGGTGGTGGTGCTGGAGGTgtaggaggaggaagagaaattctgttattTATAAAACGATTATCATATAAATGTAACTATAAATTAAAGAATACAAACTCAAGTTTTCTTGTATAAATGAAAAGGGAAAAACGATATTGAGTGTCCACATTATTAACATAGCAGCAACATTGTGTTTGAATAAGAAATTCTCCAAATTCTTGAAAAGTTGacattgataatgatgataagaAGGAGAAAGATTATAATGACAGTGGTGCCTGCACTATTTTTGGCATGAGGTGACTAAATGGATCCTTGAACATACCCTGTCCATGCAGTAGGTGCCTTGCTTGTAGTCGAAGTACCACAGTGTGTCGCCATCCTTATTGTGGTGCTTCTGCAGCAGGTCATTCTCCCATACTGTGATACTGTCAGGATGGGAGACGTAGTGACGCAGAACTCCATTCTGCAGGAGTACCAGGCGGTCAGGTGAATCTTGGTAATGGTAGATGGGCCACAGCTGTCTTTGACAGTGTGGTATTCCTATAACCAGCTTGAACCCTGATAACTGCAGGTTGCTCTGGCCATCTTCGCCAGTGAACATTGGCGACCAGAGTCCTGTGTGAGTTTCATTCACGTCCACACAGTGCTGGTCTACCATCACCTCAAAACGTTCACAGCATTTGTGAACTCTTACTAAATTCTGCTGCTTCTCGTCCTTCTTTGTCCGATCTTGTACTGAAAGATGCAAGTCATGTTAACAATAATTATGCTGTACTTTTTCTGATGAAGTTTTAGTGTTTTGTAATTTAATCTCTCTAATATTTCTTCGTGAATACCAGTGATTATTTGGGTCTTTTTTTCCACAGAGAAAGGAAGGTGAGGGGAAATTCAGGGATGCAGATCTCTATGATAATTATGGGTTCATATGAATATAAGGATTAGTCCATAGTATGTTGTACGATATCATTTTGTATGGTGTTGAAGAAAAGCCGTGATAGATTTCACTTGGATGTTTGAACTTATATTAGTTACATCAATAGAAAATAAGTCTATCATTTCCTCTATTTCTATTCCGTATAATTCAAGTGAACTGGGGAAGGAATAGCGAATAtgatgatcaaataataataataataataataataataataataataataataataataataacaataataataataataacaataataataataataataatatccaccgtccacatctgtggagtaatggttagcacatctgaccatgaaaccaggtggcccaggttcgaattccagtcagggcaagttaccttgttgaggttttttccgggattttctctcaactcaatatgagcaaatgctggataactatcggtgctggaccccggactcatttcattcagacactaaataacctgagatgttgatacagcattgtaaaataacccattattattataatccgtggtgctacagcccgtgaagggcctagaccgaccagccggctgctggcctcacgcccacatccctaagcagaggtggacgattatgcagccagaatggaggtatcatgtggttaacaTGATGATcctccccagctgttatagctggcatttgaaaccggatttcgctacctatcgtagctccccaagtgcatcacgatactgagtgggcaccggtctcatacactggccgaaatttcatgagaaaatttcttcccccatgaggactcgaaccagtgcgagtcctaggcaagatgccttagaccacgacgccatggcgcgggacttattattattattattatgcatctgCGAATTTCACACAGATGAGGGATCACCTCTTCATCAGGTGGGAATATGAACTGAGACTGTTCAGGAATAAGATTTACGATACCGGTACTAAATGTTGACCACATACTGCATTGCTTTCTAGGCTAAATCATAATCGTAAATAAGTTCAGAAACCTAGGAAGCTGGATGATTAGATTTTTCAGTTGGAACTGTGTTGTTTTAACATGTCTtcatattttgactattacataTAGCCTGTAGATACCGgccatttctttttttttgtatgcaaattatttgtaaatttaaaatgtacgACTACTATGATTTGAgtgaaaaatacataattttgagAGCCAGCTATGATATGCCTTAGTGGGAAGGGTTACATGTAGGGAATGAAATAGTAGGGCTAACTGGATAGAGTTGTCATAGGCCTAGTATAATTAATATGATAATGTTCattccacattattattattattattattattattattattattattattattcgcgccTGCTGCATACTCGTACATTATACTTTGCTAAGAgtaaatcatttcatttcattactagttttaaagttaaaataattaagataatagtaggcctatgtataggtTATGTCAGTATCTAGGCCTACACGATTTTTAACGTAGTCACTGTTGTTTATGCTAACTATATTTGACAGAATATAAAGAATTTGTaaattcaaaattgtttttaagtttaatttgtcataaaaaaaacttacaattAAAAGTACGCTAATTCAGATGAAGGAGAAAGGAGCGAGTTTCCCCCCATGGGTCACTTCCTGCATTCATCACTggttaatagtagacctagtgtGATCTGTTATTTAAGAAAATGAACTTTACCAGTTCCCAAATTCAGTATTACTGGAAGCAACATAACTGCAAAATAGTTCACCTCTCATTTATATCTGAACCCAAGTATTTTAAGCTTCATGTCCAGTGAAACATATGTTATAGGACTAGGCCTAATTGAAAATTTTGTTAACCACATCTAATATTGAGGAGTTTTGCAGGGAAACGTTATTAAATTCATGTGTTATTGATAATATTACAGCCGAAGGAATTTTCCGTACCTATAGGCAAAACAGAGTGCTGTTTAACAACGAACTTCTAGGTTAGTTTGAACATATATGCTTGCACGTAAGACTGATCCTTTTACTATATGGTCAATGATTTTGTCTTAAAAACCAAGTAAAATTAATACTTAAGAACAAACATGATGAATCTTTAGTCTGTTATTGTCATAAAACAACAATTTATTGATTTCGTGATAAACGATTAGCGTGTTTTCTTCCACAATCTATTAAATTAAACTGGTGGTACGTTTTCAATAAAGCTATCTCTTCGAATGCGTATTTCTGTAACTTGAGAACacttaagaatatttaagaaGAGTTCACTAAATAAAGTTTAATGTAGTCGCATGCACGTTTGTTTACCTTCATTTCTTACAGCTGTAGAACAGAGAACGCACACTGCTTGTATCAATAAAAGTCTTCCTAGCATTTTAAAGTATGACTTATCTCATTTAATAGACACTATTCCGCATATTTGTTCAGAAATTGTGCACTATTGAATTGCATAAAAGCCACCGCGCTTAATTCTACCTTCCTTCCGGCACATTGCCAATAACACGCGTGTGACGCATTGGCATGGCATTGGTTCGATGATTTCAGATTTCAGCGATTCACAGGTCGTAAAATTATGTCGCACCTTGTCTGCCATCTACTGACGAAAAATTGTACAAATCTGAAGAGAACTGAACTGTCAGATTTTTGTTGCGTGATTGCGTAGTGTGATGCTTTGCTATGctgagttttattgtttttaaagttaaatatagAACATAGCCAGCCAGCCTTTatgtacataaataatttttaaggaaCGTGTCCGGACGCGGCCATGAGCAGGGCCGCCCATAATCTTTTGGGCCCCTCGACAAAATTTTTTTCGGCTCCCCGCCCCATCTCACTTTTATCATATGTATGCTAATTTGATTTTATGAGCTAACATTTCTGTACTTACACAAGTAAATACCTTGCACTTTTCTTATGAATAAACATACCAGTACCCAAATATATTTATGTCGGCTCCAATAGTCTAGGGGTAAAACACTCTTCTCTAGACCTAAAGGTTGAGGATTCAAACCCGGCAGTGGTCGATGGATTTTCCAGGACCAAAAAATCCGAAGTGCAAGTCCTCTGGGAGAGACATTAAGCTGTATGTCCTGTATCGGAGTTTTCCAGCATGTTAAAGATCTCCAAGCCTAAACTCGGGTCTATGGAttaaatgagtagcttaatatcaaagacggacatctgacctcaatcgaaatttagataattgtggttttttatacaatttttcatgctctttccagttatagtgaaaccatatgcaaactctaacgttatatttataaaataaattgtgttaaatattacaaagaacactgtaaattaaaaaattgcctctagatcaaaactatggagacgacagatgtccgtctttgatattaagctactcaaatttCTCCTCTCTTGCGTCCTAGTAATACCTTAGTTGCATATTAGGTGTCGTTTGAGGCAATGAGCTTACCACTTGTCTCTCTGCCCCCTGTCGGTAAATATATGTAACTAAATTATTTGTAGGTATTGGAACCTCTGCTGGAGCAGTACCTATGTTCTGACTCCGGAACTAtgagttaaatgaattaaatatatttacatgcacTTGAAACTATTGTTGACTGCATCCTAGTCCATTTTGGAACagtttaagtacaaattaaattggaaCACTGATTTTCCTATTCTTGCTCTTTATAAAAACTTCAGTCATTCCAGAGAAACACATCTTGGACACTAGTTCATGCTCTATGGATAAAATGGCTAAATGGTTCAGTTTTTCTTGTCCTAGATTTGATCTGAGGTGATTCTTGATAAGAGTTTACTAAAAACCTCTTCTCTTCAGATGCACTTGAGGTTTATTCTTTATAGGGAAGAGTTTACTGAAACATCTTCTCTTCAGATGCACCTGAGGTGATTCTTGATAAGAAAGAGTTTACTGAAACATCTTCTCTTCAGATGCACCTGAGGTTTATTCTTTATAGGGAAGAGTTCACTGAAACATCTTCTCTTCAGATGCACCTGAGGTGATTCTTGATAAGAAAGAGTGTACTGAAACATCTTCTCTTCAGATGCACCTGAGGTGATTCTTGATAAGAAAGAGTTTACTGAAATATCTTCTCTTCAGATGCACCTGAGGTTTATTCTTTATAGGGAAGAGTTCACTGAAACATGTTCTCTTCAGATGCACCTGAGGTTTATTCTTTATAGGAAAGAGTTTACTGAAACATCTTCTCTTCAGATGCACCTGAGGTGATTCTTGATAAGAGTTTACTGAAACATCTTCTCTTCAGATGCACCTGAGGTGATTCTTGATAAGAAATAGTTTACTGAAACATCTTCTCTTCAGATGCACCTGAGGTTTATTCTTTATAGGGAAGAGTTTACTGAAACATCTTCTCTTCAGATGCACCTGAGGTGATTCTTGATAAGAGTTTACTGAAACATCTTCTCTTCAGATGCACCTGAGGTGATTCTTGATAAGAAATAGTTTACTGAAACATCTTCTCTTCAGATGCACCTGAGGTTTATTCTTTATAGGGAAGAGTTTACTGAAACATCTTCTCTTCAGATGCACCTGAGGTGATTCTTGATAAGAGTTTACTGAAACATCTTCTCTTCAGATGCACCTGAGGTGATTCTTGATAAGAAAGAGTTTACTGAAACATCTTCTCTTTAGATGCAATGGTTACTGGCAAGGTGATGAAAAGCCTGAAGGCAATGCAAAACTCAAAGAAAAGTTGTAAACAACTTAACTTTATAGATTTCATTCAATATAACTAGTGGAAATCCCTTGTTGTTAGGTATTTTGGTCACAGATTTCAGCATTTTAATCTCATTAGTCAAATTTTCATTCAGCTCATCAGTATGTTAGTTACTTACttgcggcttttaaggaacctggaggttcattgccgccttcacataagcccaccatcggtccctatactgaccaaaattaatccagtttctataatcatatcccacctccctcaaatccattttaatattatcctcccatatacgtctcggccttcccaaaggtctttttccttccgacctctcaattaacactctatatgcatttctggattcgcccatacgtgctacatgccctgtccagcTCGaatgtctgcatttaatgttcctaattatgttaggtgaagaataaagtgcgtgtagttctgcattacgtaactttctccattctcctgtaacttcatctctctcagtcccaaatattttcccaagcatcaTATTCTCAAatgcccttaacctctgttcctctctcaaagtgagagtccaagtttcacaaccatacagaacaaccagtaatataactgtttataaattctaactttcagcttttttgagagcagactgaatgagaAGAGCTTctgaaacgaataataacaggcattttccatattcacAAGAAACAATGAATTAAGAACCGAAAACTTCACAACTATAGAATCTATGCTGGGTCTCTTGTGatgaaggaaaaggagaaaactTATAAGGATAAGATTAAGGACATCTTCATTGTTGTTTCCAAGGAAGGAATAGTCTGGTATATTTTCCTGAAACATTCTCATAAAAATAGCGTCACTTAGCATACCATCGAAAATGTCagatattatattcatattatcattataatgTTGGCAGGTTTTACTTCAAAAGGAATGGCTACAAATATCGATTCTTTTATTAAACACGAGACTTTTTAACGTACATTAGAGTTTATTTTACTAGAAAAAGCTGT
This sequence is a window from Periplaneta americana isolate PAMFEO1 chromosome 2, P.americana_PAMFEO1_priV1, whole genome shotgun sequence. Protein-coding genes within it:
- the mthl5 gene encoding probable G-protein coupled receptor Mth-like 5 — its product is MLGRLLLIQAVCVLCSTAVRNEVQDRTKKDEKQQNLVRVHKCCERFEVMVDQHCVDVNETHTGLWSPMFTGEDGQSNLQLSGFKLVIGIPHCQRQLWPIYHYQDSPDRLVLLQNGVLRHYVSHPDSITVWENDLLQKHHNKDGDTLWYFDYKQGTYCMDRGVLDGKELELAIVCDPEKEAENWDYTDFIMCRIVNPVCHGLAIVCYIIIAIVYFVIPQLRDLVGNILTSISLCLITSQAADSVRIFTEFSSHVSFLVADIVMYVSLMAAFFWLNSLGYYIWKTFRSRNVFLRVTDGRKYCYYSCYAWSMTLTMACIALFAHFMLDTTNLKEAPSPPHHKTIGWLGKAVFFTPVAFTVVVNIFFYLTTGHVINQMSTYGRIHHKMKYSFELFVKLFLTMVISWLLLLLSWLHYPLILYIHIVVNAFVAILILYICILGQRRVMFLLKQYCCCCQEAESVDTVEWGEEMSSINTANY